GAGCGTTGACATCCGGGAAGCGCAGTTCCCATTCCAAATCTTCCTTGACGGCTTCCATGAAAGCATCTGTGATGCCGACGGAGATGTTGAAGTTCGTGATCGCGTTTTCGTCCGTCTTGCAGGTGACGAATTCTTCGATATCCGGGTGATCGACCCGCAACACGCCCATATTAGCGCCGCGCCGGGTGCCGCCCTGAGCGATCTCACCAAATGCTTCATCGTAAACCCGCAGGAAGCCGATTGGACCGGTGGCTTGACCGGCAGAGGATTTGACCAGAGCCCCGGAGGGGCGCAGGCGGGCAAAGCTGAAACCATTGCCGCCGCCGGTCTGCTGGATCAGGGCTGCGTTGCGCAGGGTGGTGAAGATGCCATCCCCACGGCGGCCCATGTCATCGGAAATTGGGAGTACAAAGCAGGCTGCCAGCTGCCCGAGGGGTGTCCCCGCTCCGGTGAAAGTAGGGGAGTTCGGGAAGAAGCGCTTCTCGGTCAGCATTGTATAGAATTCGCGGGCCCGTTCATCGATATCGCTGTTCCATTCTTCTTCTACTTTGGCAACATGATAGGCGACGCGCCAGAACATCTCATCGACGGTTTCGACCGGTGCGCCATCTTTCCCGTGCCGGAGATAGCGCCGGGCAAGCACCTCGCGTGAGTTGTTGGATAGTTCAATGGGCGGGATACCTTCAGGAACAGGTGGTGTTGAAAATAAACCAGTCGATGGAAGACCAGCTTTGTCAGCCATGGGAAGACTCCTTGATGATTACAATTAAAATTCTTCGGATAAAAGACGATCGATTTCGCCGCGGATGGCGTGTAAGTCATCCAGTTGTAAGTAAACAATGGCGTAGCGAATGTAAGCAATAAAATCGAGTTCCTTGAGCCCCTGGATGACCTGGTCGCCAACCACACGGGATGAGACCTCAGATTTGCCCATTCTTTGAAGGCGGGATTCGATTTCGCCCGTCAGACGTTCGATATCCGCCGCTGAAACAGGTCTTTTGGCACACGCAATTCGGATCCCTGCTAATAATTTGTCCCGGTTGAATTCCTCTCGAGTGCCGTCCTGCTTGATGAGGAGAGGGGTCGCCAGGATGGGTCGCTCCAAAGTGCTGAAACGCTCACCGCATTTCAGGCACTCGCGTCGCCGCCGGATGCCGCCGGGGGCATCTTTGGTTGTGTCAACGACTTTGGATTTTTCATACTGACAATAAGGACAAAGCATAGAGCCCCTTCGTGAAGCAATTATTGGCATGAATAAACGTACCCCTATATATGGGGGTGGGTATAGTGCGGCCCCCTACCCGTCAGGTAGAGTATTATTTTAGCATAGCGCTATAGTGGAATCAAGGAAAGATTCGCATATAATTCTTAAAATTTCGGTGTTTGCCTAACTTTTTAATATGGCGGCCTGACAATTAAGGGGAAAAATCGCTGGGCTCTTAAAACCAAATTAAAATGTTTAGAAAAGCTTAACAAGATTTGAAAAATCCGGTTGACAAGGTTAATGTTTCAATAATGTCAAACTTCATGTTTTCTATGACATGGCCCCAAAAAACCCAAAAATCTGACCTCGCGCAAAAAAACGGGATTATACTAGACGCTAATATTATATCGTTTTCAGCAGGAGGAACCTTTGATTGGTAAAGAGAGCAAGACCTTGAATGGTATCCCAGCAGCACCTGGGTTGGCACATGGCAAGACCGTTATTGTTACGCAGGAAAAGCTGGATATCCCCAACTACGAAGTCCAGGACGTTGATAAGGAAGACCAACGATTGCTGGATGCCTGCGCAAAAGGGCAGGAAGAACTTTCAGCTTTTAAGGACGAGGTGGGGGAACGTGCTAAAAGCGATGAGGCTCAGATTTTTGAGGCCCATCGGATGATCCTTGAAGATGTGGCCCTTCTGGACCGGGCAAAGAAATCAATCCAATCCGGCGTCAATGCAGAAAAAGCCTGGATGGATTCCATTGAATACTTCGCTCAAATGATGGAAGCAATTCCGGATGAAACCCTGAGCAGTCGTGCGGTGGATATCCGCGATGTCGGCCGGCGGGTACTCGGACACCTCCTAGGCATTTCGGTTGGCGGAACGGTTTTAACCCATCCTGCGATCATTCTAGGTGATGACCTGACTCCCTCAGATACTGTCAGCCTGGATAAAGACCTTGTCCTCGGTTTCGCCACTGGTCGTGGCGGTCCTACCTCCCATACGGCCATTTTGGCTAAAGCTTTTGGGCTCCCGGCAGTTGTCGGGTTAGGCGAGGAAGTTCTTTCCATTCCAAATGGCACCATGGTCATGGTGGATGGCAATCTGGGATCCGTGATGGTCACTCCTGATGAGGCGACCCTTTCCGCTTTCATTGAAAAAGAAAAAGTTGCCGAGGAACAACAGGCAGTAGCCCGTGATGCTGCCCAGGCAAATGCTGTGACAGCGGATGGCGAACGCGTGGAAGTGGTTGCCAATGTAGGGGGCATTTCGGATGCGCCCCTGGGAATCCAGAACGGCGCTGAAGGCGTTGGACTCTTCCGGACTGAATTCCTCTATCTGGATCGCAATGCTCTGCCAACCGTGGAAGAACAGGTTGAAGCTTATAAAGCTGTCTTTGATATCTATGCCGGACTGCCGATCGTGGTTCGGACGCTGGATATCGGCGGCGATAAAGTGATCCCCTATCTGGATCTACCTAAAGAACTCAATCCCTTCCTGGGATGGCGCGGCGTCCGGATGTTGGATGGCGCCGAGGATATTTTCCTGCAGCAGTTCAAAGGCTTGTTACAGGCTGGCGTTGGCGCCGACTTACGTATTATGGTCCCGATGGTTTCCGGCCTGGCAGAGATCAGGGCGGCGAAAGCTGTGATGGAGAAAGCTAAGGCTGAATTAAAAGCGGAAGGGAAGCCCTTTACGGATACGGTTCAATTCGGCATCATGATTGAGGTTCCCTCGGCAGCTTTGATGGCAGACCGGCTGGCAAAGGAAGTGGACTTCTTCAGCATTGGCACCAACGACCTGACCCAATACACCACCGCAGTGGAT
This Chloroflexota bacterium DNA region includes the following protein-coding sequences:
- the nrdR gene encoding transcriptional repressor NrdR; protein product: MLCPYCQYEKSKVVDTTKDAPGGIRRRRECLKCGERFSTLERPILATPLLIKQDGTREEFNRDKLLAGIRIACAKRPVSAADIERLTGEIESRLQRMGKSEVSSRVVGDQVIQGLKELDFIAYIRYAIVYLQLDDLHAIRGEIDRLLSEEF
- the ptsP gene encoding phosphoenolpyruvate--protein phosphotransferase, which encodes MIGKESKTLNGIPAAPGLAHGKTVIVTQEKLDIPNYEVQDVDKEDQRLLDACAKGQEELSAFKDEVGERAKSDEAQIFEAHRMILEDVALLDRAKKSIQSGVNAEKAWMDSIEYFAQMMEAIPDETLSSRAVDIRDVGRRVLGHLLGISVGGTVLTHPAIILGDDLTPSDTVSLDKDLVLGFATGRGGPTSHTAILAKAFGLPAVVGLGEEVLSIPNGTMVMVDGNLGSVMVTPDEATLSAFIEKEKVAEEQQAVARDAAQANAVTADGERVEVVANVGGISDAPLGIQNGAEGVGLFRTEFLYLDRNALPTVEEQVEAYKAVFDIYAGLPIVVRTLDIGGDKVIPYLDLPKELNPFLGWRGVRMLDGAEDIFLQQFKGLLQAGVGADLRIMVPMVSGLAEIRAAKAVMEKAKAELKAEGKPFTDTVQFGIMIEVPSAALMADRLAKEVDFFSIGTNDLTQYTTAVDRTNSKVAHLANPLNPAVLTLIKRTIDCAHVEGKWVGLCGELAGEPLAAPILLGLGLDEFSMSPARVPLIKRVMKSLRKADCVPFADEVLTYNDAEEVMKASEAYLVKLGIEL